CACGACCGCCGAGACGATGCGCCGGCTCGGCACCACCGCCCTGGAGGCCCGCTACCTGCCCGACGCGTACTACGCCCGGCTGGGCGACCGGTTCGCCGACCGGGTGGGCGGCCGGCACTGGATCAGGTACGCCTACGAGGACCTGGAGCGGCTCGGCGGTGACGCGGGCGCCGGGTTCGCGGACCAGCTGCGCGAGACCACGCCGCACCTGGCGGTGAAGTCGCTGCTGGCCGCCGACGACGTGCGCGAGGTCGGTGCGGAGACGACCCGCGGCCGGCGCACCACGCACTGGACCGGCACGGTGGGCGGCGACACCGCCCGGACCGTCGACATCTGGGTCGACGACCGGGATCTGCTGGTCAAGAAGGTCGAGCGGGGCCGGACGGAGACCGGGAAGCTGACCCAGACCGTGTACTACAGCGACTACGGCGCCGGCGTCGTCCCCGAGCGCCCGCCGGCCGCGGACACGGCGGACTTCAGGGAGCTGCTGAAGGCGCGGGGCGACGGCTCCTGACCGGGTTCCCGGCCGCCGCGCTCCGCGGAACGTCCCCTCCCCTCTAAATCACAAGATCGTTCGAACCATCTCCGATACGCTCGCGTCCTTGCTGTGAAGAGGCAGTGCGCAGTGCGTGTGCCCTGCGATCCGTGTGTTTCCGTGGGGGGAATCCATGAAGACGTCCGTACGTGTGCCCGTGGGCGCCGGCCTGTCCGCTCTGCTGCTCGCCGCCGGAGCGGTGGGCTGTTCCGAGGGGGGCGGGGGCGAGGAGTCCCCGAAGATGACGCCGGCGGCGGCCGTCGCCAAGGCGGCGAAGAACACGGAGAAGATCGACTCCCTCCGCTACCGCATGACCGGTCGGGCTCCCGAAGAGGGCCGGGTCGAGGCCGAGGCCGAGATGCGGATGAAGCCCACGCTCGCGATGAGCATGAAGATGACGGCGCTCGACCAGGGTGCCGACGCCAAGGCGGAGATCCGGCTCGTCGGCAAGGCCATGTACATCGGCGGCGGCGCCGAGGCGGCCAAGGAGATGGACGGCAAGAGCTGGATCAAGTTCGACCTGGCCGCGCTGGGCGCCGACAAGGAGCTGAACCAGCTGGGCGGCGCCTCCCAGGCTGACAAGAACCCGGCGACCGAGTCCACCTTCCTCACCGGTGCCAAGGACGTCGAGAAGGTCGGCACCGAGACCGTCGAGGGTGTGGAGACCACCCACTACAAGGGCACGGTCGCCCTAGCCGACCTGGAGAAGTCCCTCGAAGGCGAGGACAAGGACACCCGGGACAAGCGCCGCAAGAGCCTCGAGCAGTACAAGGAGATGGGCGTCGACAAGCTCACGATGGACACGTGGATCGACGGCGACGACCACACCAAGCGTTTCCGCGTGCGCGGCGACGCCGACAAGGGTCCGCTGGACATGACGATCACCTTCCTCGGTTTCAACGAGCCCGTTAAGGTCACCGCTCCGCCCGCCAAGGACACCGTCGACCTGGCCGAGATGATGCAGGAGTCCCAGACGGGCTGAACGGCCCGGGCGCCCGCCCTCGGGTCGCCGTAAGGGCGGATTTGCTTGACACTGCCCCGTTCACGTACGCTTCCCCAGAAGCCAAAGACCGCTGGTCGTTGCCGTGTGCTCTTCAGAGGGCACGGTGGCCGAAGGATTCGCTGAACTGCGGACGACCCGCGCAGGTGACTGTGGATGAGCTCCCGGACCTCACGCCCCATGGGTGTGTTCAGACGGTCGAGCCACGCCCCGTGCGCCTGCGCCGGGGCGTTTCGTTTTCCCCAGTCCTCCTTCGGGTCCGCGCGGTCCGAATCACCCGGAAGGAGGCCGAGGCTCTATGGCGACGCCCGACAAGGCTGCCGCGGTTGCCGAGCTGACGGACAAGTTCCGCAGCTCCAACGCCGCCGTGCTGACCGAGTACCGCGGTCTCACCGTGGCGCAGCTCAAGACGCTGCGCCGGTCGCTCGGTGAGAACGCCCAGTACGCCGTGGTGAAGAACACGCTGACCAAGATTGCGGCCAACGAGGCCGGGATCACGACGCTGGACGACCAGTTCAATGGTCCGACGGCTGTCGCCTTCATCACCGGTGACCCGGTGGTGTCGGCGAAGGGTCTGCGCGACTTCGCCAAGGACAACCCCAACCTCGTCATCAAGGGCGGTGTCCTTGACGGCAAGGCGCTGTCCGCCGACGAGATCAAGAAGCTTGCGGACCTCGAGTCCCGCGAGGTTCTGCTCGCCAAGCTGGCGGGCGCCTTCAAGGGCAAGCAGACGCAGACTGCTCAGCTCTTCCAGGCGCTTCCCTCGAAGCTCGTCCGCACCGTGGACGCGCTCCGTGCCAAGCAGGACGAGCAGGGCGGTGCCGAGTAACTCGGCTCGCTTTCTGACTCACGCCGCCTAGCGGCGCGGGTCGCAGCGGGCCCGACGTACGCCCGCCTCACCCAGTACATCCGGCACCCCCTGCCGAATAGTGGAAGGACCGCCATCATGGCGAAGCTCAGCCAGGACGACCTGCTCGCCCAGTTCGAGGAGATGACCCTCATCGAGCTCTCCGAGTTCGTGAAGGCCTTCGAGGAGAAGTTCGACGTCACCGCCGCCGCGGCCGTCGCCGCCGCCCCGGCCGGCCCGGCCGCCGCCGCCCCCGCCGAGGAGGAGAAGGACGAGTTCGACGTCATCCTCACCGGTGCCGGCGACAAGAAGATCCAGGTCATCAAGGTCGTGCGTGAGCTGACCTCCCTGGGTCTGAAGGAGGCCAAGGACCTCGTGGACGGCGCCCCGAAGCCCGTCCTCGAGAAGGTCGCCAAGGACGCCGCCGAGAAGGCCGCCGAGTCCCTCAAGGGCGCCGGCGCCTCCGTCGAGGTCAAGTAAGACCGCACCGGCACCACGGATCCGTCAGGGTCTGTAACGCCGTAGCACCGAAGAGCGATCATCCATCCGGGTGGTCGCTCTTCGGCGTATCCGAGGGTGCGGCGGCGGCTGCCTTGCACGCGTGACGGCGGAGAGTATGGTGATCTTCGTCGTGCCGTCTCCAGGGCCCTGAGAGCCGCTGGAGGCAACCGGTTCGGGCCTAGGGGGGCCTTGACGAACCGCACGCAGCGCGCAATTCTCAGGGCGTCGTCAAAGGATCCGAATCCGAGGCATGGATCGACGACGAAGAGGGCAGTATCAACGTGCGTTGAGGGCGAGGCCTTGCCGCAGGTGGTGAGAACAACGAGGAGTGAACACGGTCCCCGAGAACCGCACTGGACATCAGTGAGCCAAGTGGCTACACTGTCCCTTTGCGCTGCCTGTTAGCTGCCCCCTGCCCGTCACCAGGGGTCTACCCTCGCCCGAGCACTGACGACCAGAGCATGTCCGACCTGGCTTTCCGCCACGTCAGGCACCCCCTGTCTTCGTGCACGGAAGAGGGGCCGGTACGCGCGTAGTGAGTCCGAGCCCTCGGAAGGACCCCCTCTTGGCCGCCTCGCGCAATGCCTCGACCGCGAATACGAACAACGCTGCCAGCACCGCCCCGCTGCGCATCTCCTTTGCAAAGATCAAGGAGCCCCTCGAGGTTCCGAACCTTCTCGCGCTGCAAACCGAGAGCTTCGACTGGCTGCTCGGCAACGACGCGTGGAAGGCTCGCGTCGAGTCGGCTCTGGAGTCCGGTCAGGACGTCCCCACCAAGTCCGGTCTGGAAGAGATCTTCGAGGAGATCTCGCCGATCGAGGACTTCTCCGGGTCGATGTCGCTGACGTTCCGCGACCACCGCTTCGAGCCCCCCAAGAACAGCATCGACGAGTGCAAGGACCGCGACTTCACGTACGCGGCCCCGCTCTTCGTCACCGCCGAGTTCACCAACAACGAGACCGGCGAGATCAAGTCCCAGACGGTCTTCATGGGCGACTTCCCGCTCATGACCAACAAGGGCACCTTCGTCATCAACGGCACCGAGCGTGTCGTGGTGTCGCAGCTGGTCCGTTCGCCGGGTGTCTACTTCGACTCCTCCATCGACAAGACGTCCGACAAGGACATCTTCTCGGCCAAGATCATCCCGTCCCGGGGTGCCTGGCTGGAGATGGAGATCGACAAGCGCGACATGGTCGGTGTGCGCATCGACCGCAAGCGCAAGCAGTCCGTGACCGTCCTGCTCAAGGCTCTCGGTTGGACCACCGAGCAGATCCTGGAGGAGTTCGGCGAGTACGAGTCCATGCGCGCCACCCTGGAGAAGGACCACACCCAGGGCCAGGACGACGCGCTGCTCGACATCTACCGCAAGCTGCGTCCGGGCGAGCCCCCCACGCGTGAGGCCGCGCAGACGCTGCTCGAGAACCTCTACTTCAACCCGAAGCGCTACGACCTCGCCAAGGTCGGCCGCTACAAGGTGAACAAGAAGCTCGGCGCCGACGAGCCCCTGGACGCCGGCGTCCTCACCACCGACGACGTCATCGCCACGATCAAGTACCTGGTGAAGCTGCACGCCGGTGAGACCGAGACGGTCGGCGAGTCGGGCCGGGAGATCGTCGTCGAGACCGACGACATCGACCACTTCGGCAACCGCCGCATCCGCAACGTCGGCGAGCTGATCCAGAACCAGGTCCGTACGGGTCTCGCCCGTATGGAGCGGGTCGTGCGCGAGCGCATGACCACCCAGGACGTCGAGGCGATCACGCCGCAGACCCTGATCAACATCCGGCCGGTCGTCGCCTCCATCAAGGAGTTCTTCGGCACCAGCCAGCTGTCCCAGTTCATGGACCAGAACAACCCGCTGTCGGGGCTGACGCACAAGCGTCGTCTGAACGCCCTCGGCCCGGGTGGTCTCTCCCGTGAGCGGGCCGGCTTCGAGGTCCGCGACGTCCACCCGTCGCACTACGGCCGCATGTGCCCGATCGAGACGCCGGAAGGCCCGAACATCGGTCTGATCGGCTCGCTCGCCTCGTACGGCCGGATCAACCCGTTCGGTTTCATCGAGACGCCGTACCGCAAGGTCGTCGACGGCCAGGTCACGGACGACGTGGACTACCTGACCGCCGACGAGGAGGACCGCTTCGTCATCGCGCAGGCCAACGCCACGCTCAACGACGACATGCGGTTCTCCGAGGCCCGTGTCCTGGTCCGCCGCCGTGGCGGCGAGGTCGACTACGTCCCCGGTGACGACGTCGACTACATGGACGTCTCGCCGCGCCAGATGGTGTCGGTCGCGACCGCCATGATCCCGTTCCTCGAGCACGACGACGCCAACCGCGCCCTCATGGGCGCGAACATGATGCGTCAGGCGGTGCCGCTCATCAAGAGCGAGTCCCCGCTGGTCGGCACCGGCATGGAGTACCGCTCCGCCGCCGACGCCGGCGACGTGGTCAAGGCCGAGAAGGCGGGTGTGGTCCAGGAGGTCTCCGCGGACTACATCACCACGACCAACGACGACGGCACGTACATCACGTACCGCCTGGCCAAGTTCTCCCGGTCCAACCAGGGAACCTCGGTCAACCAGAAGGTCATCGTCGCCGAGGGCGACCGGGTCATCGAGGGCCAGGTCCTGGCCGACGGCCCGGCCACCGAGAACGGCGAGATGGCGCTCGGCAAGAACCTGCTGGTCGCGTTCATGCCGTGGGAGGGTCACAACTACGAGGACGCGATCATCCTGTCGCAGCGCCTCGTGCAGGACGACGTCCTCTCCTCGATCCACATCGAGGAGCACGAGGTCGACGCCCGTGACACCAAGCTCGGCCCCGAGGAGATCACCCGGGACATCCCGAACGTCTCCGAGGAGGTCCTCGCCGACCTCGACGAGCGCGGCATCATCCGCATCGGTGCCGAGGTCGTCGCCGGCGACATCCTCGTCGGCAAGGTCACGCCCAAGGGTGAGACCGAGCTGACCCCGGAGGAGCGCCTGCTCCGCGCGATCTTCGGTGAGAAGGCGCGCGAGGTGCGCGACACCTCCCTGAAGGTGCCGCACGGTGAGATCGGCAAGGTCATCGGCGTCCGCGTCTTCGACCGCGAGGAGGGCGACGAGCTTCCCCCCGGTGTGAACCAGCTGGTGCGCGTGTACGTGGCGCAGAAGCGCAAGATCACCGACGGTGACAAGCTCGCCGGCCGTCACGGCAACAAGGGCGTCATCTCCAAGATCAACCCGATCGAGGACATGCCGTTCCTGGAGGACGGCACGCCCGTCGACATCATCCTGAACCCGCTGGGTGTCCCGTCCCGAATGAACCCGGGGCAGGTCCTGGAGATCCACCTCGGCTGGCTCGCCAGCCGCGGCTGGGACGTCTCCGGCCTCGCGGAGGAGTGGGCCCAGCGTCTGCAGGCCATCGGCGCCGACAAGGTCGAGCCCGGCACCAACGTCGCCACCCCGGTCTTCGACGGTGCGCGTGAGGACGAGCTGGCCGGCCTGCTCCAGCACACCATCCCGAACCGCGACGGCGAGCGCATGGTGCTCCCGTCCGGCAAGGCGCGGCTGTTCGACGGCCGCTCCGGTGAGCCGTTCCCGGAGCCGATCTCGGTCGGCTACATGTACATCCTCAAGCTCCACCACCTGGTCGACGACAAGCTGCACGCCCGGTCGACCGGTCCGTACTCGATGATCACCCAGCAGCCGCTGGGTGGTAAGGCCCAGTTCGGTGGCCAGCGCTTCGGTGAGATGGAGGTGTGGGCGCTGGAGGCTTACGGCGCCGCGTACGCCCTCCAGGAGCTGCTGACCATCAAGTCCGACGACGTGACCGGCCGCGTGAAGGTCTACGAGGCCATCGTCAAGGGCGAGAACATCCCTGAGCCCGGCATCCCCGAGTCCTTCAAGGTGCTCATCAAGGAGATGCAGTCCCTGTGCCTCAACGTGGAGGTGCTGTCCTCGGACGGCATGTCCATCGAGATGCGTGACACCGACGAGGACGTCTTCCGCGCAGCGGAGGAGCTCGGCATCGACCTGTCACGGCGCGAGCCGAGCAGCGTCGAAGAGGTCTGACGGGAGTCAGGCGGGGCCTCTCACGCAGAGGCCCCGCCGATCCCGCGACCCCCGTTTCAGACCACAGACTTACAACCCTGAGAGGGATTGACGCATAGTGCTCGACGTCAACTTCTTCGACGAGCTCCGGATCGGCCTGGCCACCGCTGACGACATCCGTCAGTGGAGCCACGGCGAGGTCAAGAAGCCCGAGACGATCAACTACCGCACGCTCAAGCCCGAGAAGGACGGACTCTTCTGCGAGAAGATCTTCGGTCCGACCCGGGACTGGGAGTGCTACTGCGGCAAGTACAAGCGCGTCCGCTTCAAGGGCATCATCTGTGAGCGCTGTGGCGTCGAGGTCACGCGCGCCAAGGTGCGCCGTGAGCGGATGGGCCACATCGAGCTCGCCGCCCCCGTCACCCACATCTGGTACTTCAAGGGCGTCCCGTCGCGCCTCGGCTACCTGCTCGACCTCGCCCCGAAGGACCTCGAGAAGGTCATCTACTTCGCGGCGTACATGATCACGTTCGTGGACGAGGAGCGTCGTACCCGCGACCTGCCGTCCCTGGAGGCGCACGTCTCCGTCGAGCGTCAGCAGATCGAGAACCGTCGCGACTCCGACCTGGAGGCCCGCGCCAAGAAGCTCGAGACGGACCTCGCCGAGCTGGAGGCCGAGGGTGCCAAGGCCGACGTGCGCCGCAAGGTGCGCGAGGGTGCCGAGCGTGAGATGAAGCAGCTGCGCGACCGTGCGCAGCGCGAGATCGACCGCCTCGACGAGGTGTGGAACCGGTTCAAGAACCTCAAGGTCCAGGACCTGGAGGGCGACGAGCTGCTCTACCGCGAGCTGCGTGACCGCTTCGGCACGTACTTCGACGGCTCGATGGGCGCCGCCGCCCTGCAGAAGCGCCTGGAGTCCTTCGACCTCGACGAGGAGGCCGAGCGCCTCCGCGAGATCATCCGCACCGGCAAGGGCCAGAAGAAGACCCGTGCGCTCAAGCGCCTCAAGGTCGTCTCCGCGTTCCTGCAGACCAGCAACAGCCCCAAGGGCATGGTGCTGGACTGCGTGCCGGTCATCCCGCCGGACCTGCGTCCGATGGTGCAGCTGGACGGTGGCCGCTTCGCGACCTCCGACCTGAACGACCTGTACCGCCGTGTCATCAACCGCAACAACCGCCTGAAGCGGCTTCTCGACCTCGGCGCGCCCGAGATCATCGTGAACAACGAGAAGCGCATGCTCCAGGAGGCCGTGGACGCCCTCTTCGACAACGGTCGTCGTGGTCGCCCGGTGACCGGTCCCGGCAACCGCCCGCTGAAGTCCCTGAGCGACATGCTCAAGGGCAAGCAGGGCCGCTTCCGTCAGAACCTGCTCGGTAAGCGAGTCGACTACTCGGCGCGTTCCGTCATCGTCGTCGGCCCGCAGCTGAAGCTGCACCAGTGCGGTCTGCCCAAGGCCATGGCGCTGGAGCTCTTCAAGCCGTTCGTGATGAAGCGCCTGGTCGACCTGAACCACGCGCAGAACATCAAGAGCGCCAAGCGCATGGTCGAGCGCGGCCGCACGGTCGTGTACGACGTGCTGGAAGAGGTCATCGCGGAGCACCCGGTTCTGCTGAACCGTGCGCCCACGCTGCACCGCCTCGGCATCCAGGCCTTCGAGCCGCAGCTGGTCGAGGGCAAGGCCATCCAGATCCACCCGCTCGTCTGCACCGCGTTCAACGCGGACTTCGACGGTGACCAGATGGCCGTCCACCTGCCGCTCTCCGCGGAGGCGCAGGCCGA
This region of Streptomyces ambofaciens ATCC 23877 genomic DNA includes:
- the rplJ gene encoding 50S ribosomal protein L10 — protein: MATPDKAAAVAELTDKFRSSNAAVLTEYRGLTVAQLKTLRRSLGENAQYAVVKNTLTKIAANEAGITTLDDQFNGPTAVAFITGDPVVSAKGLRDFAKDNPNLVIKGGVLDGKALSADEIKKLADLESREVLLAKLAGAFKGKQTQTAQLFQALPSKLVRTVDALRAKQDEQGGAE
- the rplL gene encoding 50S ribosomal protein L7/L12, coding for MAKLSQDDLLAQFEEMTLIELSEFVKAFEEKFDVTAAAAVAAAPAGPAAAAPAEEEKDEFDVILTGAGDKKIQVIKVVRELTSLGLKEAKDLVDGAPKPVLEKVAKDAAEKAAESLKGAGASVEVK
- the rpoB gene encoding DNA-directed RNA polymerase subunit beta gives rise to the protein MAASRNASTANTNNAASTAPLRISFAKIKEPLEVPNLLALQTESFDWLLGNDAWKARVESALESGQDVPTKSGLEEIFEEISPIEDFSGSMSLTFRDHRFEPPKNSIDECKDRDFTYAAPLFVTAEFTNNETGEIKSQTVFMGDFPLMTNKGTFVINGTERVVVSQLVRSPGVYFDSSIDKTSDKDIFSAKIIPSRGAWLEMEIDKRDMVGVRIDRKRKQSVTVLLKALGWTTEQILEEFGEYESMRATLEKDHTQGQDDALLDIYRKLRPGEPPTREAAQTLLENLYFNPKRYDLAKVGRYKVNKKLGADEPLDAGVLTTDDVIATIKYLVKLHAGETETVGESGREIVVETDDIDHFGNRRIRNVGELIQNQVRTGLARMERVVRERMTTQDVEAITPQTLINIRPVVASIKEFFGTSQLSQFMDQNNPLSGLTHKRRLNALGPGGLSRERAGFEVRDVHPSHYGRMCPIETPEGPNIGLIGSLASYGRINPFGFIETPYRKVVDGQVTDDVDYLTADEEDRFVIAQANATLNDDMRFSEARVLVRRRGGEVDYVPGDDVDYMDVSPRQMVSVATAMIPFLEHDDANRALMGANMMRQAVPLIKSESPLVGTGMEYRSAADAGDVVKAEKAGVVQEVSADYITTTNDDGTYITYRLAKFSRSNQGTSVNQKVIVAEGDRVIEGQVLADGPATENGEMALGKNLLVAFMPWEGHNYEDAIILSQRLVQDDVLSSIHIEEHEVDARDTKLGPEEITRDIPNVSEEVLADLDERGIIRIGAEVVAGDILVGKVTPKGETELTPEERLLRAIFGEKAREVRDTSLKVPHGEIGKVIGVRVFDREEGDELPPGVNQLVRVYVAQKRKITDGDKLAGRHGNKGVISKINPIEDMPFLEDGTPVDIILNPLGVPSRMNPGQVLEIHLGWLASRGWDVSGLAEEWAQRLQAIGADKVEPGTNVATPVFDGAREDELAGLLQHTIPNRDGERMVLPSGKARLFDGRSGEPFPEPISVGYMYILKLHHLVDDKLHARSTGPYSMITQQPLGGKAQFGGQRFGEMEVWALEAYGAAYALQELLTIKSDDVTGRVKVYEAIVKGENIPEPGIPESFKVLIKEMQSLCLNVEVLSSDGMSIEMRDTDEDVFRAAEELGIDLSRREPSSVEEV